The following coding sequences lie in one Brevibacterium marinum genomic window:
- a CDS encoding HesB/IscA family protein, which produces MTVTNEAMATHEVELSSTAADKVRSLLQQEGRDDLRLRVAVQPGGCSGLIYQLYFDERQLDGDAVRDFDGVEVIVDRMSVPYLGGSTIDFADTIEKQGFTIDNPNAGGSCACGDSFH; this is translated from the coding sequence ATGACTGTGACGAACGAAGCGATGGCCACGCACGAGGTCGAACTGTCCAGCACGGCGGCGGACAAGGTGCGCAGCCTGCTGCAGCAGGAGGGCCGTGATGACCTGCGTCTGCGTGTGGCCGTGCAGCCCGGCGGCTGCTCCGGTCTCATCTACCAGCTGTACTTCGACGAACGTCAGCTCGACGGTGACGCAGTGCGCGACTTCGATGGCGTCGAGGTCATCGTCGACCGGATGAGCGTGCCCTACCTCGGCGGATCGACCATCGACTTCGCCGACACCATCGAAAAGCAGGGCTTCACGATCGACAACCCGAACGCCGGTGGATCCTGCGCGTGCGGCGACTCGTTCCACTGA